In a single window of the Nicotiana tomentosiformis chromosome 8, ASM39032v3, whole genome shotgun sequence genome:
- the LOC138897714 gene encoding uncharacterized protein has product MSYDIKVWRVIKKENLPILPIKDENGQVIVSTDPLDLDDYTNEQVVVITVNAKAKNLLYNAISGEEYEKISSCETAKEMWDKLEITYKGTNKVKETSINLLVRDYELFQMKDGESVKKIFSRFSKILGDLKSFGRPIKSGEQDLDKVSYDELRGDLIAFEKTHFDRQIQ; this is encoded by the exons ATGTCATATGACATCAAAGTTTGGCGCGTTATAAAAAAGGAAAATCTtccaattctgccaataaaagaTGAAAATGGTCAAGTCATTGTATCAACTGATCCACTTGACTTAGATGATTACACTAATGAACAAGTTGTTGTTATAACTGTGAATGCCAAAGCAAAAAATCTACTATATAATGCTATCAGTGGAGAAGAGTATGAAAAAATTTCAAGCTGTGAAACTGCCAAGGAAATGTGGGATAAATTGGAGATCACATATAAAGGAACCAACAAGGTGAAAGAAACAAGTATTAATCTTCTAGTTCGTGACTATGAACTATTTCAAATGAAGGATGGAGAATCAGTGAAAAAAATATTCTCCAGGTTTAGCAAAATTCTTGGAGATCTAAAATCCTTTGGTAGACCAATAAAGAGCGGAGAACAG GACCTTGACAAAGTGTCTTATGATGAACTTAGAGGTGATCTAATTGCCTTTGAGAAAACTCACTTCGACAGGCAAAttcaataa
- the LOC138897713 gene encoding uncharacterized protein, translated as MVTTLTNAGTKLEQKKAMKISIIRCVFIVKNVVTPLTIASSRTTGDGSGDLNPFVKLTLRNLTIQDPSRLGYLKISNLVLQEYRKKNRKGKWYLDSACSRHMTGDKQLFKTVTKLDGGTFSFGDKSKGNVIGVGKVPLSSTCDVDEVYLVNELGYNLLSISQLCDNDCEVRFKKHGWFIEDKSGKVILSGNRDRNVYTISNVDSLGDQICLASMIDDPWVWHRKLGHASMHTIKKLSKHDLVIEQSTTEEREPTTNIPNEWKSEPGYPHKFIIGNPQEGITTRRSQKLNSHMALISQLEPKKVDEALKDVYWIKAMKDELNQFERNKVRKLVPKPSSASIVGTKWVT; from the exons ATGGTCACAACACTAACCAATGCAGGAACAAAATTAGAGCAGAAAAAGGCTATGAAAATTTCAATAATCCGTTGTGTTTTTATTGTGAAAAACGTGGTCACACCTCTAACCATTGCAAGTTCAAGGACAACAGGAGATGGGTCTGGCGACCTAAATCCTTTCGTCAAGCTAACACTCAGAAATCTAACCATTCAGGACCCAAGcaggcttgggtacctaaaaataaGCAATCTTGTTTTGCAGGAATACCGCAAGAAGAATCGAAAAGGAAAATGGTATCTTGACAGCGCGTGTTCCAGACATATGACTGGTGACAAACAATTATTCAAAACAGTCACCAAACTAGATGGAGGAACATTTTCCTTTGGAGATAAATCAAAAGGAAACGTAATTGGAGTTGGAAAAGTTCCTCTAAGCTCAACATGTGATGTGGACGAAGTATACCTGGTCAATGAACTCGGTTACAATCTTCTCAGTATCAGTCAACTATGTGACAATGACTGTGAAGTTCGTTTTAAGAAACATGGCTGGTTTATAGAAGACAAATCAGGTAAAGTTATTCTTTCAGGTAATAGAGACAGGAATGTCTATACTATCAGTAATGTAGATAGTCTTGGTGATCAAATTTGTCTTGCTTCTATGATTGATGACCCTTGGGTTTGGCATAGAAAGCTTGGACATGCTAGCATGCATACTATTAAAAAACTTTCTAAACATGATCTTGTCATTG AACAATCGACTACTGAGGAAAGGGAACCAACCACAAACATCCCAAATGAATGGAAAAGTGAACCTGGATATCCTCACAAATTCATTATTGGAAATCCACAGGAAGGAATCACTACCAGAAGATCTCAAAAGCTCAACTCTCACATGGCTCTAATTTCTCAACTTGAGCCAAAGAAAGTGGATGAAGCACTGAAAGACGTTTACTGGATCAAAGCAATGAAAGATGAACTTaatcaatttgaaagaaataaagtaaGGAAACTAGTTCCAAAACCTTCAAGTGCTTCTATTGTAGGAACCAAATGGGTAacataa